The Apibacter raozihei DNA segment AAAATTAAATATCCCAGATTTCTCCAATCCGCTGATTCTAAAGGATATTTATTCATAAATTCTTTGCAATCACCAAATAACTCATTATAGTAATCATTAAAATCTTTTTTCTCTAACCAATATACCTTGTCCCCTTTTTTCACATAATAAGATTTAGTAACTCCTCCTCCTATAGTGGGACCACCTCCGAAAGAAACACCACCTGTTTCTTTTGCCATTGGATCTCCATATACTTCTATTATGCTGCTGAATTCTGGATTAATCAACTGCATAAGATATTCTTTTTTCTCTTTTTTATTTTTTATAGAGACTTCCTGATTTTTTATATAGATATATCCCTGAGATACTATTTTATTCAAACTTTTTCTTCCATAATTATTCACATTTCCAAAAAAAGACTGCATTTTTAACGATTTTTGAAATCCAGAAGGATATAGATACATTTCAGAAATTTGTTCTGCTGTAAACTTTTCCTTTTTTTGGAAATACTATCTTCTATTTCAATTGATAAAATCAAACCACTTTTTTGTTTAATTCCTGTTTTATACCCTTGTATAATTCTTCCGTCTTTTAAAGTAACCGTAGATATTTTTTTTGAAGAAAAAGCAGTATAAACTGATTCGAAGAGATCTTTTCCCATCTCTAATTTTAATTCTCTATCTGCTTTTTTCTTAGCCTCTTTTTCCTCTTTGGTCTGAGCAATGAAAGAAACACTCGTAATTGCTGTTAGCACTAAGGCAATAAATAATTTTTTTTTTCATATATATATTTAATTAATTTTATTCATAATAATTGCTGAATTGGTTCCACCAAATCCGAAGGAATTTGATAAAAAGGTGTCAAATTCAGCATCAATAGTTTTTTTCACTAAATTTAAGTTCTTGGCCGTTTCATCTACCTCTTGCAGGTTTATATTGGGAGCAATAAAATTATTGTGCATCATTATAAGTGAGTAAACCAGCTCACTGGTTCCTGCCATCCAGCATTCGTGACCAGTCATAGATTTTGTTGAACTTACCCACGGGCTGTTTCCAAAAAGAGAATCAATTGCCCGAGCTTCATTAGCATCACCAACAATTGTAGAAGTTGCATGAGCGTTTATATACATAATATCTTCAATCTTTTTGCCGGAATCTTTTACAGCCATTTGCATTGCTCTTCTGGGCCCGTCAACGTTAGGTGATGAAATATGATCTCCATTGGATGAAAATCCATAGCCTGTAATTTCTCCTAAAATAGGGGCTCCACGCTTTATTGCAGAATCATAGCTTTCTAAAATCAGTGTAGCTCCCCCACCACTGGGAACCAATCCATCTCTTAAACGGTCAAAGGGTCTGGATGCTTTTTCTGGTTCCTGTTCCTGTGTGGAGAACACGCCTAAACCGTCAAAACTACACATAGCATAGGGATTAACCTCCTGAGCTCCTCCACAAATTATAACATCCTGCAATCCTTGCTTTATAAACATATAGCCCAATCCAACAGAATGTGAACCACTTGCACAGGCCGCACTTATAGTCATGTTAATTCCTTTGATTTTAAACAAAGTAGATAAATTCATGGTTATGGTTGAATTCATTGACTTAAATATAGCTCCGGAACCAACCATAGTCGTATCTTTTGCTTCTCTTATTAAATCAATTGATTCAATCACTGCCTGGGCAACGCTATCGTTACCATATAAAATACCCACTTCATTTTTTTCAAAAAACTCTAAATCTATCCCGGCATATTGCAACGCTTCTATGGTTGCCTGATAAGCATATTCACCTTCCTGTCCTAAACTTATTCTCTGCCTTCTATTTAATACACTCTTTAAATCCGGTTTTTCAACTATTCCGGTTAAACCGGATCGATAACCAAA contains these protein-coding regions:
- a CDS encoding beta-ketoacyl-[acyl-carrier-protein] synthase family protein, which gives rise to MRRVVVTGMGIYSCLGKNLHEVKESLYKGISGIRFSQERKEFGYRSGLTGIVEKPDLKSVLNRRQRISLGQEGEYAYQATIEALQYAGIDLEFFEKNEVGILYGNDSVAQAVIESIDLIREAKDTTMVGSGAIFKSMNSTITMNLSTLFKIKGINMTISAACASGSHSVGLGYMFIKQGLQDVIICGGAQEVNPYAMCSFDGLGVFSTQEQEPEKASRPFDRLRDGLVPSGGGATLILESYDSAIKRGAPILGEITGYGFSSNGDHISSPNVDGPRRAMQMAVKDSGKKIEDIMYINAHATSTIVGDANEARAIDSLFGNSPWVSSTKSMTGHECWMAGTSELVYSLIMMHNNFIAPNINLQEVDETAKNLNLVKKTIDAEFDTFLSNSFGFGGTNSAIIMNKIN